The following proteins are encoded in a genomic region of Triticum dicoccoides isolate Atlit2015 ecotype Zavitan chromosome 1B, WEW_v2.0, whole genome shotgun sequence:
- the LOC119338698 gene encoding uncharacterized protein LOC119338698, whose translation MGSRSRPSVAKETMEPIDEETESPSRAAQLKCPDGNSGEMRLNRIPNFHCKSLPSRRREENPEDSIMHSRGSMYQSSSDVSRLRKLQEGRRKLGSIYERDAFMSFGTVDSSSQPSTSGAYLVAQRSSSCKSRSSMNITRGFNQDARELLDISSREVPSDNLRLGRPRKDCNLLKYDVRDSFPGLSLEEDNATCPAANAAPHLLESSSSKGAMSNCQPPVGLHPDRSNHGRIDSVSNLPKSLSAKVGVFDATCPSESVHGVDGKKKARSSAFKKILDPFMKSKSLRNPSHMVMEDAKCGNPPVRGKDSALRKSLLSGISRSEQTPTSKCQTSGEAWPKTVTSSPTHLHAVLKLDPDNGAFGFEFCTKGPEESIYANTWKSGNELNWIYTFHSVGKRSSTVGRTSKDRHGWLPPIVGQMHVSSYLYSEVEEDGILNNSATSEFVLYDIAHARRSSAVDRVQCTDSTQPPFCNVVKNSISRESLERNNQMERQNTARNNSDASVSCLWSQEDLHPHLEVAAVVVQVPFHKTRSQELKAGSSPGTVKVVTAGGAHGLPRDEETSPSPLLNRLKSGGRCDCGGWDMSCPIVVLENAYDSSWVDSVMNESKHPMELFVKGNQEVLPALSMKVNGKGDFSVDFHARLSALQAFSVCISLLHCSEASPAIGIEKLKHKLYSSSMKMLLKEEVKQLIGSVTGKEKKKVKRRKGKTPVVNGPPFSPMGRV comes from the exons ATGGGGAGCCGTTCTCGGCCCAGTGTAGCTAAGGAAACCATGGAACCAATTGATGAGGAAACAGAGAGTCCTAGCAGGGCAGCACAACTGAAATGCCCGGATGGAAACTCGGGTGAAATGCGCCTCAACCGGATCCCAAATTTTCATTGCAAGAGTCTTCCTTCAAGACGCCGCGAGGAAAACCCAGAAGATAGCATCATGCATAGTCGTGGTTCTATGTACCAGAGCTCCAGTGATGTCAGTAGACTAAGGAAACTCCAAGAGGGGAGGAGGAAATTAGGCTCTATATATGAAAGAGATGCGTTTATGTCATTTGGGACTGTCGATTCGTCCTCTCAGCCTAGCACAAGTGGAGCTTACTTGGTTGCGCAACGGAGCAGTTCTTGCAAGTCGAGGTCTTCTATGAACATAACTCGTGGATTtaatcaagatgccagggagcttcTGGATATTTCATCGCGTGAGGTTCCCAGTGACAACTTGAGGCTTGGAAGGCCACGCAAGGACTGCAATTTGTTAAAATATGATGTAAGAGACAGTTTCCCGGGGTTATCGCTCGAAGAAGACAATGCCACGTGTCCTGCCGCAAATGCTGCTCCTCATTTGCTAGAAAGCAGCAGCAGCAAAGGTGCAATGTCAAATTGCCAACCCCCTGTTGGCCTTCATCCTGATAGGAGTAACCATGGCAGAATAGATTCGGTGAGTAATCTCCCCAAGTCCTTGTCAGCTAAGGTGGGTGTTTTTGATGCTACATGTCCATCAGAAAGTGTTCATGGTGTTGATGGCAAGAAAAAAGCTCGATCTAGTGCAtttaagaaaattttggatcctttCATGAAGTCCAAATCTCTGAGGAATCCCTCCCACATGGTAATGGAAGATGCAAAATGTGGTAATCCACCAGTTAGAGGAAAAGATAGTGCACTGCGCAAATCTTTGTTGAGTGGTATCTCAAGATCTGAACAAACCCCCACATCTAAATGCCAGACAAGTGGGGAAGCCTGGCCTAAGACAGTTACTTCATCGCCGACTCACTTGCATGCTGTTCTTAAACTGGATCCTGACAATGGTGCTTTTGGCTTTGAGTTCTGTACCAAGGGTCCAGAAGAATCCATTTACGCTAACACTTGGAAATCCGGAAACGAACTGAATTGGATTTACACTTTCCATAGTGTTGGCAAACGATCAAGTACCGTGGGAAGGACCTCCAAGGATAGGCATGGGTGGCTGCCTCCAATTGTTGGCCAGATGCATGTGTCTTCCTATCTGTATTCTGAAGTTGAAGAAGATGGTATTTTAAATAACTCAGCCACAAGCGAGTTTGTTTTGTATGACATTGCTCATGCACGACGGAGCTCTGCTGTTGATAGAGTTCAGTGTACCGATTCCACTCAACCACCATTCTGCAATGTTGTTAAGAATTCAATCTCTAGGGAGTCTCTGGAGAGAAATAATCAGATGGAGCGGCAAAATACTGCAAGGAATAACTCAGATGCATCGGTATCTTGTCTTTGGTCCCAAGAAGATCTTCATCCTCATTTGGAGGTTGCAGCTGTTGTAGTCCAAGTGCCATTTCATAAAACCCGGTCCCAAGAATTGAAAGCTGGATCATCACCTGGTACAGTCAAAGTGGTTACAGCAGGCGGAGCACACGGGTTACCAAGGGATGAGGAGACCAGTCCATCACCGTTACTTAACCGTCTAAAAAGCGGGGGAAGGTGTGACTGCGGTGGATGGGACATGTCTTGCCCAATTGTTGTCCTTGAAAATGCCTATGATAGTTCTtgggtcgattctgtgatgaatgaAAGCAAGCATCCCATGGAGCTATTTGTTAAG GGCAACCAAGAAGTTCTCCCTGCCCTTTCCATGAAAGTCAATGGGAAAGGAGATTTCTCAGTGGATTTCCATGCACGATTGTCGGCGCTGCAGGCATTCTCAGTCTGCATATCTTTGCTTCACTGTTCTGAAGCTTCTCCAGCCATTGGTATAGAGAAATTGAAGCACAAGCTGTATTCCAGTTCAATGAAAATGCTCCTCAAAGAAGAAGTGAAGCAGTTAATAGGATCAGTAACagggaaagagaaaaagaaagtgAAGAGGAGGAAGGGAAAAACTCCGGTGGTCAACGGCCCTCCCTTCTCACCCATGGGCAGAGTATAG